In Leifsonia sp. AK011, the genomic stretch CCCACCAGGTAGTCGAGTGCCGTCCCTCCACTGGCGAGCGCGCGCGAGGAGAGGCCGCGCGCTGCGAGGCCGGACCACAGTCGAGCACGGAGCTCGGTCTCCGCCTCGAGCACACTGTCGTGTGTGGCGAGTCGCTCGGCGTAGCGGAGGCCCGCGCGGGCGATACCGAAGAACCGCACCCCCACGATCGCGACGAGCAGGTACATGATGGGCGGCTGCTCGCTCGCACGCACGATGAGCCACCCGCTGACGGCGGTGAGCGAGAGCGCCGCGAGCGCAGCAGCCGAGCCCAGAAGCACGGCACCGAGCGTGCGCCACGGGGCGGCCCCGACGAACGCGAGCAACTCGGCGACGGCTCCCTTCGAGGCGACGGTGGCGGCACCGTCCCGGGCCGCGAGTGGTGCCGAGGGAGCCGCAGCCTCGTCGGCGTCCCGCAGCCCACCCTGGGTCGCGAGCAGCACCCGATGATCGGCGAGTTCCCCGACCGATGCCTCGTGCGAGGCGAGCACAATCGTGACCTGCCCGCGAAGACCCTCGATGGCCCGCTCGACAAGGTCGGCACTCGCGGGGTCGAGGTGTGCGGTGGGCTCATCCAGAAGCAGCACGGTCGCCCCTGCCGCCACGCGCACCAGGCCGCGGGCAACCCCGATGCGCCGGAGCTCGCCCGGGCTCACTCTGGTCGGGTCATCCGCCGCGATGGCCGTGAGGCCCAGCGCCTCAAGTGCGTCGTCGGTGGCGGCATCCGTGTCCGCGTAGAGCCGCACCTCATGCCACACGGTCGCCGCAATGGTGCGCGGATGCTGCGGCACCCACGCGACACGATCTGCAACGACCCCGCGCACCGAGCCGCTCTGCACGGGCACCAGCCCCGCGAGCACGCCGAGCACGGTGGACTTTCCCGCGCCGCTCGCGCCCTCGATGGCGGTGATCGACCCGTGCGGCGCCGTGAAGCTGAGCCCGTCGACGATCGGAGCGTTCCGGTCGTCCCGCACGACCACAAGATCGCGGACCGTGAGCGAATCCCCCGCCTCCCGCGCGTCGGGTGCCACCGGCGCATCGATGACGTCGCGAGCCTTGCGCATCGCCGCGAGCCCGTCCTGCGACGAATGGAAGGCAGCACCCAGTTCGCGGAACGGCGTGAAGCACTCGGGCGCGAGCACGAGGGCGAGCAGTCCCACCTCCAGCGGCAGATCGCCCGCGACGAGTCGCACGCCCACGAAGACGGCAACAACAGCGACCGAGATCGTCGCGATCAGTTCGAGCACGAGCGACGACAGGAAAGCCGTGCGCAACGTGCCCATGACCGCGATGCGGTTGCGCTGAGACACCTCGCGCAGGGCGGCCGACTGCTCCTCCACGCGTCCCAGCCCGACGAGCACGGGGAGGCCGCGGGCGAGCTCGGCGAGTTGGTCGCTCAGGCGCTGCAGGGTGGCGGATGCCGCATCCGCCCGCTCCTTCGAGTGCTGCCCGACCAGCACCATGAACACCGGCACGAGTGGCACGGTGAGCACGATGATGATCGCGCTGACCGGGTCGGCCAGCAGAATGCGGGCTCCGATGAGGAGCGGTACGACGGCCGCGGTGATCGTCGCGGGGAGCGCCGTGCGGTAGTACTTGTCGAGTTCGTCGAGCCCCACGGTGCCCACGATCGAACTGGAGCCGACCGAGGCATCCGTTCCGGCGAGCACGCGTTCGGCGAGCTCGCCACGCAGCTGCTCCTTGGCGCCGATTGCCGCGCGGGTCGCGTAGCTCGCGCTCGCCCACGTGATCGCGGCACGAACGAGTCCGCTCGCAAGCCCCAACACCACCGCACCGCGCCAGGCGTCTGTTCCGCCGATCACCGAGACGATCCCGGAGGCGACGGCCTCGGCGATGCCGACGAGGGCCGCAGCCTTGACGGCGGCGAGCAGCCCCAGAACGAGCGCGTGGCGGGGGTTGATACCTGCGAGCGGACCCTTGCGTGTCATTCGAGCTTTCAGCGCTCCCCGACCGCGGCGACGACCGGGTGTGCCGCGGGGATGCTGTGCTCGCCGATGCGCTTGCGGAAGACCCAGTACGTCCAGGCCTGGTAGGCGAGCACCACCGGGAGTCCGATGAGGGCGACGATCGACATGACCCCGAGGGTGTACGAACCACTCGACGCGTTCTCGACGGTCAGGTTGAATGCCGGGTCGATCGTCGACGGCAGCACGACCGGGTAGACCGCAGCGAAGATGGATGCCGCGCCCGCGACGACGAACGCAGCGATACCGATGAACGCCCACCCCTCGCGCCCGGCCCTCGCGGCGAGCCACCCGCCGACGATCGCGACAACCGCCACCACCACGACCGCCCAGCTGGCGAGGTTGCCGCTCTGGAACTGCACGACGAGCACCCACGCCACGATCGGCAGGAGCGCGACGGGCGACCAGCGGACGATGAACCGGCGAGCGCGGTCCCGCACTTCTCCCTCGGTCTTGAGCGCGAGGAACGCCGCGCCGTGCACGAGGCAGAAGCCGATGACGGCGAGACCGCCGAGCACCGCGTAGGGCGTGAGCCAGGCGAAGGCACCGCCGACGCGGTCACCGTTCTCGTTGATCGGGAGACCCGTGGTCGTGAGGGCCAGGGCCGCACCGATACCGAACGCGGCGCCGAACGAACCGAGGCCGAGCGCGCGGTCCCACCCGCGGCGCCACTTCTCGCTCGGCCGCTTGCCGCGGTACTCGATGGCCACCGCGCGGAAGATGAGCGAGGCGAGCACCAGCACGAGCGGGATGTACAGCGACGAGAAGAGCGACGCGTACCAGAGCGGGAATGCCGCGAAGGTGGCCGCTCCCGCCGTGATCAGCCAGACCTCGTTGCCGTCCCAGACCGGGCCGATGGTGTTGAGCATGAGCCGACGCTGCTTGTCACTGCGCGTCGAGGTGAGCAGGTGCATCCCGACCCCCAGATCGAATCCCTCGAGAACGAGGTAACCGATCCAGAGCACGGCGATGGCGATGAACCAGACGGTGGGGAGAAAGTCCATGACGGTGCTCCTTAGTAGGCGAACGCGAGGACGTCGTCGCGCTTGTCGTCGTTGTCGGGATTGTCGGGATCGTCAGCGCCGTGCTTGGCTTCGTCGATCGGCATCACGCCAGCGACGCCGGCGCGCACGTACTTGACGAGGAGGGTCAGCTCGACCACAAGCAGCGCCCCGTAGATGAGGCCCAGGCTCACGAGCGAGAAGATGACCTCCTCGCCGCTCACCCCGGGCGATACTGCCGCCGCGGTGAACATGAACACCCCGTCCACACCACCGGGCGTGGGGTTGGGCGCCACCACGAACGGCTGGCGGCCCATCTCGGTGAAGACCCAGCCGGCGATATTCGCGGCGAAGGGTGCCGCGATGCTGGCGACGGCGACCCACATGATGGGCTTCGACTTCGGCACGGTGCCCTTGCGGGTCATCCAGAGCGCGAGAACCGCAGCTCCGGCCGCGAGGATGCCGAACCCGATCATGAGGCGGAAGCCCCAATAGGTCACCTCCATGAGCGGGAGGTACTGAATCTCCTGGCCCGCGCGCTCGCCGTAGATGGGGTTGTCGGGCAGGTTGGTGCCGTACAGCTCCTGGTACTGCGGGATGAGCGTGTTCACCCCCTGGATCTCGGTGGTGAAGTCACCGTGCGCGAGGAACGAGAGGATGCCGGGAATCTCGATGATGCCGACGACATCGTTGCAGTCCTGGCCACCGAGCGGGCCGATCGAGAGCACCGAGAAGCTCGTGCCGTCGTGGCACGCGGCCTCGGCCGCAGCCATCTTGAGGGGCTGCTGCTCGAACATGAGCTTGGCCTGCAGGTCCCCCGTGATGGCCACCCCGCCGAATCCGACGATCGCGACGATCGCGCCGATCCGCAGGCTCCAGAGCCACACCTTGTGGTCGGCCTTGTCGCGGCCGGGGATGCTGGGGTTCTCGCCCACGATCACTCGACCACGATCATCCGTCGTGTCGATGTTGTCCCGCCGACGCTGCCAGAGGTGGTACCACGCGATGCCGATGAGCAGTGCGCCACCGACCGCGAGTGCTCCGCAGAGCGTATGGCTGTAGGCCGCGAGCGCGGTGTTGTTGGTGAGCACCGCCCAGATGCCAGTCATGACCGGGCGGCCATCAACCAGCTCGACACCGACGGGATGCTGCATCCACGAGTTCGCGACGATGATGAAGAACGCCGACACGATCGAACCGAACACGGCGAGGCCGAGGGTCGCGAGGTGCAGCTTCTTGGGGAGGCGGTCCCAGCCGAAGATCCACAGGCCGAGGAACGTCGACTCGACGAAGAAGGCGAGCAGGCCCTCCATGGCGAGCGGTGCACCGAAGACGTCACCCACAAAGCGCGAGTACTCGCTCCAGGCCATGCCGAACTGGAACTCCTGCACGAGTCCGGTGACAACTCCCATGATGAAGTTGATGAGGTACAACTTGCCCCAGAACTTGGTCATGCGGAGCCACTTCTCATCCCCTGTGCGCACCCACTGGAGCTGCATGAAGAAGACGAGCGGGCCGAGGCCCAAGGTCAGTGGAACCATGACGAAGTGGTAGACGGTCGTGATGCCGAACTGCCAGCGGGCGATCTCTAGCGGATCCACGGGTGGCCCCTCCTGGGACTGGCGCTCTCGCGCGGTCGTTCTGATCGTCGGGTGACGATCTGCGCCAAGTGTTTCGAGATCGTGGGGCGTGGACTGAGGTCTTAGGTCCCACCACTCTTTTTCTACTTCGCGTAGAACTCATTTCTACACCCGTGTAGAACTTATTTCTACTCGGGGGTAGAATTCTGCACATGGCAACTCTGGGAGAGCTCGAGCGGCAGGTCATGGACCTCCTCTGGGCCAGTGACGACACCCTCTCGGCCTACGACATCCAGGCGACACTCGCCGCTGCCACCGAGGGCGGCAAGACGCTTGCGGCAACCACCGTGCTGACCGTGCTCTCGCGCCTCGAGGCCAAGGGCTTCGTCCAGCGCGAGCGTTCGACACGTCCCCACCGCTACCGCGCTGCTGCGAGCCGCGAGGACCACATGGCCGACCTCATGCACGAGGTACTGGGCGGCGCGTCCAACCGCACGGCTGTTCTCGAGCGTTTCGTCGGCCAGGTCGGCCCCGAGGATGCCGAGGCCCTCCGCCGCCTGCTCGCCGGCCGGTAGGCGCGGCGCGCTCGCCCCCGCGGCTGTTCTTTCCTCTTTTCCGGAGCTTGTGACTTTCGGTCACACTGGTTAAGCCGCAACTGGGCGTGTCACGCGAAACCTCCGGAGAAGAGTGAACAACCAAGGCGAGAGGAAGAGGTGACGGATGACCCCCGCCCTCGTCGCACCCGCACTTCTGGCCGCTCTCGCGCTGGCCCTCGCATGGCCGGTACCCCTCCTGCTCGCGGGAGCGCGCTGGACGCGTCGCAGCCCGGCTACTGCACTCGTGCTGTGGCAGTCGATCGCGATCGCCGGTGGACTCTCCATGATCGGCGCCCTGCTGACCTTCGGTCTTTTGCCGTTCGGAGATAACCTCGTCGGTGGCGCGTCAGCCCTCCCGGGGGCGCTCCTCGGTGAAGCACCCCTCCGCCCTTTCGAGTTCTGGAACGTGCTCGCCCTCGCGGGCGCCGCCCTCCTCACCGGGCACCTCCTCCTCAACCTGCTCGTCACCGTCGTCCGAGCCGAGCGCCAGCGCCGACGCCACGCCGAACTGCTCATGCTGCTCAGCCAACCCCACCATTCCGGCACGCGACTCATCGACACTCCAGCGCCGGTCGCCTACTGCCTTCCTGGCGCGATCTCCTCCGTCACCGTAGTGTCTGCGGGACTCATCGAGCTCCTCGACGAACAGCAGATGCTCGCGGTCATCGAGCATGAGCGCGCCCACGTCAAGCAACGACACGACGTTGTTCTCGTGTTCTTCCGCGCATGGCGCGCGTCCCTGCCTTGGTTTCCCATCGCCTACCGCGCGCAGGAGGAGGTCGGCCTGCTCATCGAGCTCCTCGCCGATGATGAAGCGCGCCGTGTGGTCGACGACGAGGTGCTCGCCGACGCCATTGTGAGTGTCGGGGCCGGGTCATCCGTCACCGCCCTCGAGGACGAGGCGAGCTCGGCGGATGCCCTGACCACCCGTCTCGCAAGGCTTACCGAGCCCCCGCTTCGCCGCCCCGCGGAAACCGCGGTACTCGCTCTCGCTGCGGCGCTCGTGGTTGTGCCCCCAGCCCTGCTCTTTCTGGCCCCGCTCGTTGCGTCCTCCTGACCCGATCCCATGTGCAGGAGTTTCGACCCCCTGCATCCCCTTCAAGCCGATCTCGTGCACCAGGACCCCGTGACTCCTGCATTTGGGATCGAGCGCTCCGGCGAGAACTACACTCGTACGGTGACCGAACGCACCCTCATCAAGAACCTGGCCGCCGCGACTGACGGGCCCGTGTCCGTCTCGGGCTGGGTGGATACGGTGCGCGACCAGAAGAAGGTGCAGTTCGTCGTGCTGCGCGACGAGTCCGGTGCGGTTCAGCTCGTGCATCCCCGGGTCTTCGCCGAGGATGGCACGCCAGCACCCGACGCGCTCGCCGACACCATCTCGGGCCTCGCCGAGGGCACCTTCCTCACGGCCACCGGCGAGCTCAAGCACGACGAGCGCGTGAAGCTCGGCGGTGTGGAGATCAAGCTCGAGGGAATCGACATCGCGGCAGCCGCCATCCCGGAGACCCCCATTGCGGAGGACACGGGCGTCGACAAGCGCATGGACTGGCGCTTCCTCGACCTGCGCCAGCCGAAGAACAACCTGATCTTCCGCATCCAGACCACTCTCGAACACGCCTGGCGCACCTACTGGGTCGAGCACGACTTCATCGAGCTGCACACCCCCAAGCTCATGGCGAGCGCGAGCGAGTCCAAGGCGGAGCTGTTCGAGGTCGACTACTTCGAGGGCAAGGCGTATCTCGCCCAGAGCCCCCAGTTCTTCAAGCAGATGGCACAGCCTGCCGGCTTCGGCAAGATCTTCGAGATCGGCCCGGCCTTCCGCGCCGACCCGAGTTTCACGAGCCGTCACGCCACCGAGTTCACGAGCGTCGACGCGGAGATCAGCTGGATCGACTCCCACGAGGACGTCATGCGGCTCCACGAGGAGCTGCTCATCGCGGGCTTCCAGGCTGTCAAGGACAAGCACGGTGACGAGATCAAGGCGCTCTTCGACCTCGACATCACGGTGCCGACGGCTCCCTTCCCCCGCATCCCACTCGCCGAGGCGAAGCAGATCGTGGCCGAGCGCGGCTACGTCGTGCCCCGCGCGGACGACGACATGGACCCGGAGGGCGAGCGCCAGATCGCGGCCTATGCCGCCGAGAAGTACGGCAGCGAGTTCGTGTTCCTCACCGACTACGCGTCGAGCATCCGGCCGTTTTACCACATGCGGCACGAGGATGACGCGAGCCTCACGAACAGCTACGACCTCATCTTCAACGGCGTGGAGATCTCCACCGGGGCCCAGCGCGAGCACCGCGTCGACGTGCTCATCGAGCAGGCCAAGGACAAGGGTCTCGACCCTGAGGAGCTCGAGTTCTACCTCGACTTCTTCCGCTACGGTGTTCCGCCGCACGGCGGCTTCGGCATGGGACTCTCGCGCGTCGTGATGCTCATGCTGCACCTGCCGAACATCCGTGAGGCGACCTACCTCTTCCGCGGACCGACGCGCCTCACGCCGTAGCGCGCGCTGCCTGCGTCCTGTTTCGTTAGTAGGGTCGCGGACATGAAGCTTCTTCTCGCAACGGTCGGCAGCGTGATACTCCTCGCAGGTTGCGCGTCCACGATTCCCCCCGAAACCCCTGCACCTCCGACGCCCGTGAGCGCACGTGACGCCGCCATCGACCTGGAGTGCGCCGACATGGTGCCTGTCGACGATCTCCGTGCGTTGTGGGGAGAGGAGATCTTCCCAGCCGCGTACAGCGAGGCGGGTGCGGCGGGTTCGTGGGAGATGCAGGCCACCGCCCTTGTGCAGGACGGAACTCTGGCGTGTGCCTGGGCGACCCCGGACTCGAGCCGCCCGAAACTCCTGGTGCTCGCGATGGATGACGCGGCAGAGGGTTTCGAGGAGTCGGAGCCGAGCTTCCTCAGCGGGGACATCTTCGCCTACACGGCCACCGGGCTGGGCGAGCGCAGTTCGGCGTTCTGTCGCGATGACTCTGCGGACGCCGGCATCCAATGCCACTGGAATGTTCTGGCCGACTCCACATGGTTGTCCTTCTTCTTCCAAGCGCTGCCCCAGAACGAGGTGACCTCGGACGGCCAAGTCGTGGTCGATGGCGAGGCTGGCGCGATCGTGACCGCGGCCACTGAGGCCGTGGCATCGGCTCCGCGCATCACAGTCGAGCGCGCGACATCCACCCTCCCCCGGTGCGAGGCGGTCATCACGCCCGCCACTGTGGGTGACGTGCTCGGAGTCGACGCCTCCGAGGTTCGTGTCGAGTCAGGTCGCCCCGTCGGCGAATCTCTCGGCAAGTCGACCCCACTCTTCGGCCAGGTGATGTGGGCCTACTCGTACGCTCGCCTCGGCTACTCCGAGTGCGCTTTCGGGTCGACCGACGTAAGCGGCGCCGTGATAGTCGCGCCCGGGGCATCCTGGATCCTCGACGATCCCGATGCCGTCCAGCCTGCGCTCGTCGAGGTAGCCGATTTAGGAGCGGGGATCAACGATTGCACCGAGGGACAGGGCCGAGTGCTCTGCACGGTCGCAGTAGCCGTGGACTCCGACCTGGTGCTCGTGCAGGTGGCCCCGACTTCGGCTGAGGAAGGCTCCGAGCAAGCTCTTGGGTTGGTTCGCGCCGTGCTTGCGACCGGGTGACGCGCCTCCGCTCTCACGGCAACCCCGCGGCCTCGAGCAGGTCCGGCCCGAGGTACGGCATGAGCGTGCGCGAGTAGGTCTGCGAGATGTGGTTGGTGTCCGCGTACACGACCACGTCGCCGATGAGTGCGTAGCAGGTCGAGTCGTCGCAGAAGGCGTCCGTGAGGTCGATCACGCTGATCTCCCCGCTCATGGCCGCGCGCGCGACATCCTGCGGCTCGGGCGGTAGCGCCACGTCGCGCGGAACGCTGCAGGGTGCCGTCTCCCCCACGCGCGCCGACAGGCACTCCGGCACGTTCTCGCCCGTCGACTTCGGGAAGTTCTTGATGGAGATCACCCGCTTGCCGGAGTCGAGGGCCTCCTGCCAGGTCTGCTCGACCTCCTCGGGTGTGAGGTGGTACTTCTCCGATCGGGACTCCTGCACGTAGATCGTGGCGCGATTGAGGTAGACGACGGTGCTGATGTCATCGCGCCCCGCGATCTCGTCGCGCACCCGCTGCGACCACTCACGACAGGCCAGCTCGGTCTCGTCCTCCTGGGTCGTGGCACCCTCGCCGGGGAATCCGACGTTGAGGCCCGAGCATCCATTGCGCAGGTAGGTCACGATCGTGACGCCGTGTTGGGCGAAGTACTCGTTGAATGCGGCGACCATGGATGCCGCGTGCGAATCCCCGACGAGGGCCCAGGTCTCCCCGCCCGCGGGTGCGCCGAACTCGCAACTGCGCCAGTCCTCGTCCAGCTCCGTGAGGCACCAGTCGCGGTACCCCAGGTCGTTGGATGCGCGCGCGAGGTCGACCTCGGAGGTGAGGACGAACCGATCGGGGCAGTCACCCGAGCCGAGCATCGCGTTGGCGCCGAAGCATCCCGCGGTGTCGGTGACCTGGGCCTCCTGTTGGGCGTACTCGGCGGCGGCACGCTGGGCCGGGATGACACTTCCCCCGACCCACACGCCGGCGAAGACCGCGATGCCGGCCGCCGCGAAGGCGAACGCGAAGAGGGGGCGTGACAGCACTCGGGATCGACGACCCCTGTCTTCGATGAGGTACTTCGTGAGGGCGGCGAGCACGACCGTCGCCGCGATGATGGCGAGACCCTCCCACAGTGTGGGTCGCCGCCCCGCCACGATCACGAGCGAGAGCAGCAGGGGCCAGTGCCACAGGTACACCGAGTAGGAGATATCACCGAGGAACTGGGTGGGGCGCACTCCGGTGAGCCACCCGATTCCCCACCCCCTCGGCTCGCCACCGACGATCACGAGTAGGGCCCCGACGACAGGCAGTGCGGCAAGGGCGCCGGGGAACGGCGACTCCTCGCCCAGCAGCAGCGCGGAGACGACGATGACCAGCACTCCCGCGACGGTCAGGAGGGACGTCGCACGAAGCGCGGGCACCTCGCGCAGGCGGTCGATCGCGCCGGGCCAGCGCGCGAAGGCGGCCGCGGCGAGACCGCCCGCCGCGAACTCCCACGCGCGGGTGGTCGTCGCGAAGAAGGCGAACGGCGGATTGAACCACGTGAGGTAGATCGAGTACGCGAGCGATAGCGCGACGACGACGAGCGCGCTCCAGCCCGCGACGGCCGCGGCGGAGGGTCGCTTGCGGAGTACGCGCGCGGCCACGAAACCCGCAACGACCAGCATGATGGGCCAGGCGATGTAGAACTGCTCCTCGACGGAGAGGGTCCAGTAGTGCTGCACGATCGTCGGAGCGTTGTCCGCCGCGAGATAGTCCACGGCGTCGAAGCCGAGCACCCAGTTGAGGACGTAGCCGGATGCGGCGAGCACCTGTTTGAGCGTCTCCGCCCGCACCACCTCCGGCAGCACGGTGTACACGAGTATCACGGAGGCCGCGAGCACCGTGAAGGCGGCCGGGAGGAGGCGACGGATGCGACGCGCCCAGAAGCCCGCGAGCGAGATGCGACCCGTGGCATCGTGTTCCCGCATCAGATGTGCGGTGATGAGGAAGCCCGAGATCACGAAGAAGACATCCACACCGATGAAGCCGCC encodes the following:
- the cydC gene encoding thiol reductant ABC exporter subunit CydC is translated as MTRKGPLAGINPRHALVLGLLAAVKAAALVGIAEAVASGIVSVIGGTDAWRGAVVLGLASGLVRAAITWASASYATRAAIGAKEQLRGELAERVLAGTDASVGSSSIVGTVGLDELDKYYRTALPATITAAVVPLLIGARILLADPVSAIIIVLTVPLVPVFMVLVGQHSKERADAASATLQRLSDQLAELARGLPVLVGLGRVEEQSAALREVSQRNRIAVMGTLRTAFLSSLVLELIATISVAVVAVFVGVRLVAGDLPLEVGLLALVLAPECFTPFRELGAAFHSSQDGLAAMRKARDVIDAPVAPDAREAGDSLTVRDLVVVRDDRNAPIVDGLSFTAPHGSITAIEGASGAGKSTVLGVLAGLVPVQSGSVRGVVADRVAWVPQHPRTIAATVWHEVRLYADTDAATDDALEALGLTAIAADDPTRVSPGELRRIGVARGLVRVAAGATVLLLDEPTAHLDPASADLVERAIEGLRGQVTIVLASHEASVGELADHRVLLATQGGLRDADEAAAPSAPLAARDGAATVASKGAVAELLAFVGAAPWRTLGAVLLGSAAALAALSLTAVSGWLIVRASEQPPIMYLLVAIVGVRFFGIARAGLRYAERLATHDSVLEAETELRARLWSGLAARGLSSRALASGGTALDYLVGAADRVRDLVPRVILPPAVAVVTAGAALIAVAMLHPAAVPVLAAGAGASVVLGPLVALLADRRAAVGTGAVRSTVLREFTAMVAASGDLSANGVGPRVVQRLATLDARAGRLARSTAWALGLGHAVVILAGVAAAVLMLPATVDAVAAGILPPAIVAVLVLIPLGLIEPLLGLVDSVQQWPALAAALRRVREVATPVPASPGTITVDRIDSLELDSLEATWPGAGAPAFGHVSVEAHRGDWIVVEGPSGSGKSTLLTTLLGYLPATSGRVLINGMDARALDETELRHRIAWCPQEAHLFDSTIRGNLLLARGRDDRPTDLELELALIKVGLGPLLSSRTDGLDTRVGSAGERLSGGERQRLAVARTLLSDADVVLLDEPTAHLDAAAAESLMNDLRFALRGRIVVLVTHHGSERRDGDLLVRLGSASTTSAASATLQFTAQ
- the cydB gene encoding cytochrome d ubiquinol oxidase subunit II, giving the protein MDFLPTVWFIAIAVLWIGYLVLEGFDLGVGMHLLTSTRSDKQRRLMLNTIGPVWDGNEVWLITAGAATFAAFPLWYASLFSSLYIPLVLVLASLIFRAVAIEYRGKRPSEKWRRGWDRALGLGSFGAAFGIGAALALTTTGLPINENGDRVGGAFAWLTPYAVLGGLAVIGFCLVHGAAFLALKTEGEVRDRARRFIVRWSPVALLPIVAWVLVVQFQSGNLASWAVVVVAVVAIVGGWLAARAGREGWAFIGIAAFVVAGAASIFAAVYPVVLPSTIDPAFNLTVENASSGSYTLGVMSIVALIGLPVVLAYQAWTYWVFRKRIGEHSIPAAHPVVAAVGER
- a CDS encoding cytochrome ubiquinol oxidase subunit I, with amino-acid sequence MDPLEIARWQFGITTVYHFVMVPLTLGLGPLVFFMQLQWVRTGDEKWLRMTKFWGKLYLINFIMGVVTGLVQEFQFGMAWSEYSRFVGDVFGAPLAMEGLLAFFVESTFLGLWIFGWDRLPKKLHLATLGLAVFGSIVSAFFIIVANSWMQHPVGVELVDGRPVMTGIWAVLTNNTALAAYSHTLCGALAVGGALLIGIAWYHLWQRRRDNIDTTDDRGRVIVGENPSIPGRDKADHKVWLWSLRIGAIVAIVGFGGVAITGDLQAKLMFEQQPLKMAAAEAACHDGTSFSVLSIGPLGGQDCNDVVGIIEIPGILSFLAHGDFTTEIQGVNTLIPQYQELYGTNLPDNPIYGERAGQEIQYLPLMEVTYWGFRLMIGFGILAAGAAVLALWMTRKGTVPKSKPIMWVAVASIAAPFAANIAGWVFTEMGRQPFVVAPNPTPGGVDGVFMFTAAAVSPGVSGEEVIFSLVSLGLIYGALLVVELTLLVKYVRAGVAGVMPIDEAKHGADDPDNPDNDDKRDDVLAFAY
- a CDS encoding BlaI/MecI/CopY family transcriptional regulator, coding for MATLGELERQVMDLLWASDDTLSAYDIQATLAAATEGGKTLAATTVLTVLSRLEAKGFVQRERSTRPHRYRAAASREDHMADLMHEVLGGASNRTAVLERFVGQVGPEDAEALRRLLAGR
- a CDS encoding M56 family metallopeptidase gives rise to the protein MTPALVAPALLAALALALAWPVPLLLAGARWTRRSPATALVLWQSIAIAGGLSMIGALLTFGLLPFGDNLVGGASALPGALLGEAPLRPFEFWNVLALAGAALLTGHLLLNLLVTVVRAERQRRRHAELLMLLSQPHHSGTRLIDTPAPVAYCLPGAISSVTVVSAGLIELLDEQQMLAVIEHERAHVKQRHDVVLVFFRAWRASLPWFPIAYRAQEEVGLLIELLADDEARRVVDDEVLADAIVSVGAGSSVTALEDEASSADALTTRLARLTEPPLRRPAETAVLALAAALVVVPPALLFLAPLVASS
- the aspS gene encoding aspartate--tRNA(Asn) ligase, whose amino-acid sequence is MTERTLIKNLAAATDGPVSVSGWVDTVRDQKKVQFVVLRDESGAVQLVHPRVFAEDGTPAPDALADTISGLAEGTFLTATGELKHDERVKLGGVEIKLEGIDIAAAAIPETPIAEDTGVDKRMDWRFLDLRQPKNNLIFRIQTTLEHAWRTYWVEHDFIELHTPKLMASASESKAELFEVDYFEGKAYLAQSPQFFKQMAQPAGFGKIFEIGPAFRADPSFTSRHATEFTSVDAEISWIDSHEDVMRLHEELLIAGFQAVKDKHGDEIKALFDLDITVPTAPFPRIPLAEAKQIVAERGYVVPRADDDMDPEGERQIAAYAAEKYGSEFVFLTDYASSIRPFYHMRHEDDASLTNSYDLIFNGVEISTGAQREHRVDVLIEQAKDKGLDPEELEFYLDFFRYGVPPHGGFGMGLSRVVMLMLHLPNIREATYLFRGPTRLTP
- a CDS encoding acyltransferase family protein — its product is MTTPPTSEGSRRILIEVQALRALAVALVVIYHVWPQRLPGGFIGVDVFFVISGFLITAHLMREHDATGRISLAGFWARRIRRLLPAAFTVLAASVILVYTVLPEVVRAETLKQVLAASGYVLNWVLGFDAVDYLAADNAPTIVQHYWTLSVEEQFYIAWPIMLVVAGFVAARVLRKRPSAAAVAGWSALVVVALSLAYSIYLTWFNPPFAFFATTTRAWEFAAGGLAAAAFARWPGAIDRLREVPALRATSLLTVAGVLVIVVSALLLGEESPFPGALAALPVVGALLVIVGGEPRGWGIGWLTGVRPTQFLGDISYSVYLWHWPLLLSLVIVAGRRPTLWEGLAIIAATVVLAALTKYLIEDRGRRSRVLSRPLFAFAFAAAGIAVFAGVWVGGSVIPAQRAAAEYAQQEAQVTDTAGCFGANAMLGSGDCPDRFVLTSEVDLARASNDLGYRDWCLTELDEDWRSCEFGAPAGGETWALVGDSHAASMVAAFNEYFAQHGVTIVTYLRNGCSGLNVGFPGEGATTQEDETELACREWSQRVRDEIAGRDDISTVVYLNRATIYVQESRSEKYHLTPEEVEQTWQEALDSGKRVISIKNFPKSTGENVPECLSARVGETAPCSVPRDVALPPEPQDVARAAMSGEISVIDLTDAFCDDSTCYALIGDVVVYADTNHISQTYSRTLMPYLGPDLLEAAGLP